A genomic region of Zea mays cultivar B73 chromosome 6, Zm-B73-REFERENCE-NAM-5.0, whole genome shotgun sequence contains the following coding sequences:
- the LOC103630795 gene encoding casein kinase 1-like protein 2 isoform X1 has product MEPRIGNRFRVGRKLGSGSFGEIYLGTNVQTNEEVAIKLENVKTKHPQLLYESKLYRILQGGTGIPNVKWFGVEGDYNVLVMDLLGPSLEDLFSFCNRKLSLKTVLMLADQMINRVEFFHSKSFLHRDIKPDNFLMGLGKRANQVYVIDFGLAKKYRDTSTHQHIPYRENKNLTGTARYASVNTHLGIEQSRRDDMESLGYVLMYFLRGSLPWQGLKAGNKKQKYEKISERKIATSTEALCRGYPTEFASYFHYCRSLRFEDAPDYQYLKRLFRDLFIREGFQFDYVFDWTILKYQQAQMTTAPPRAIAPAVGQSSGMAPVANNNRHSGTEEGRRSGWSDMDPMRRQAPPPVINAGSLAKQKSPVRPETSTSKDAVFSSSTFLGRSSGSSRRPAVSSSRELSTEAEQTRSRTTDASPGAFQRSGAPRWSPQMPDSSDGRRSSSSRRHSSNPKNYESTIRGMQGLNFDGDDRVHY; this is encoded by the exons ATGGAGCCGCGCATCGGCAACAGGTTCCGCGTCGGCCGCAAGCTGGGGAGCGGCTCCTTTGGGGAGATCTACCTCG GCACCAACGTGCAGACCAACGAGGAGGTCGCAATTAAACTG GAAAATGTTAAGACGAAGCATCCTCAATTGCTTTATGAGTCAAAATTATACAGAATACTTCAAGGAGGAA CTGGGATTCCAAATGTTAAGTGGTTTGGCGTTGAGGGTGATTACAATGTTTTGGTTATGGACTTACTGGGACCGAGTCTTGAAGATCTTTTTAGCTTTTGCAACAGGAAGTTGTCCCTCAAAACTGTTTTGATGCTTGCTGATCAAATG ATCAATCGAGTTGAGTTTTTTCATTCCAAGTCATTCttgcatagagatatcaagcctgaCAATTTTCTCATGGGTCTCGGGAAAAGAGCAAACCAG GTTTATGTTATCGATTTTGGACTTGCAAAGAAGTACAGAGATACATCAACACACCAGCACATTCCATACAG AGAGAACAAGAACTTGACTGGAACAGCAAGATATGCAAGTGTAAATACCCACCTTGGAATTG AACAAAGCCGGAGGGATGACATGGAATCTCTTGGATATGTACTGATGTACTTCTTGCGAGGAAG CCTTCCATGGCAGGGCCTGAAAGCTGGGAACAAAAAACAAAAGTATGAAAAGATCAGCGAAAGGAAAATTGCTACTTCAACTGAG GCTCTCTGCCGTGGATATCCTACCGAATTTGCTTCTTACTTCCATTACTGTCGCTCACTGCGTTTCGAAGATGCACCGGACTATCAGTACCTGAAGAGATTGTTCAGAGACCTTTTTATTCGGGAAG GTTTTCAGTTTGATTATGTTTTTGACTGGACCATTCTAAAGTACCAACAGGCACAGATGACCACTGCTCCACCTCGTGCAATT GCTCCAGCAGTAGGACAAAGCTCTGGGATGGCTCCTGTGGCAAACAACAATAGACATTCAG GCACTGAAGAGGGAAGGAGAAGCGGGTGGTCTGACATGGACCCAATGCGACGCCAGGCTCCACCACCAGTTATAAATGCAGGCAGCCTAGCCAAGCAGAAGTCGCCTGTTCGGCCTGAGACATCAACATCGAAAGATGCTGTG TTCTCCAGTTCGACTTTTTTGGGACGTTCAAGCGGATCGTCAAGGCGGCCTGCTGTATCTAGTAGCCGAGAGCTAAGCACTGAAGCGGAGCAAACACGTAGCCGCACAACTGACGCGAGCCCAGGGGCATTCCAGAGGTCTGGAGCTCCACGGTGGAGCCCGCAGATGCCTGATTCCTCGGACGGCAGGCGTTCGTCTTCCAGCAGGCGCCACTCATCTAACCCCAAGAACTACGAGTCTACCATTAGGGGCATGCAGGGCCTAAACTTTGATGGCGATGACAGGGTGCACTATTAG
- the LOC103630795 gene encoding casein kinase 1-like protein 2 isoform X2, whose protein sequence is MEPRIGNRFRVGRKLGSGSFGEIYLGTNVQTNEEVAIKLENVKTKHPQLLYESKLYRILQGGTGIPNVKWFGVEGDYNVLVMDLLGPSLEDLFSFCNRKLSLKTVLMLADQMINRVEFFHSKSFLHRDIKPDNFLMGLGKRANQVYVIDFGLAKKYRDTSTHQHIPYRENKNLTGTARYASVNTHLGIEQSRRDDMESLGYVLMYFLRGSLPWQGLKAGNKKQKYEKISERKIATSTEALCRGYPTEFASYFHYCRSLRFEDAPDYQYLKRLFRDLFIREGFQFDYVFDWTILKYQQAQMTTAPPRAIAPAVGQSSGMAPVANNNRHSGTEEGRRSGWSDMDPMRRQAPPPVINAGSLAKQKSPVRPETSTSKDAVFDFFGTFKRIVKAACCI, encoded by the exons ATGGAGCCGCGCATCGGCAACAGGTTCCGCGTCGGCCGCAAGCTGGGGAGCGGCTCCTTTGGGGAGATCTACCTCG GCACCAACGTGCAGACCAACGAGGAGGTCGCAATTAAACTG GAAAATGTTAAGACGAAGCATCCTCAATTGCTTTATGAGTCAAAATTATACAGAATACTTCAAGGAGGAA CTGGGATTCCAAATGTTAAGTGGTTTGGCGTTGAGGGTGATTACAATGTTTTGGTTATGGACTTACTGGGACCGAGTCTTGAAGATCTTTTTAGCTTTTGCAACAGGAAGTTGTCCCTCAAAACTGTTTTGATGCTTGCTGATCAAATG ATCAATCGAGTTGAGTTTTTTCATTCCAAGTCATTCttgcatagagatatcaagcctgaCAATTTTCTCATGGGTCTCGGGAAAAGAGCAAACCAG GTTTATGTTATCGATTTTGGACTTGCAAAGAAGTACAGAGATACATCAACACACCAGCACATTCCATACAG AGAGAACAAGAACTTGACTGGAACAGCAAGATATGCAAGTGTAAATACCCACCTTGGAATTG AACAAAGCCGGAGGGATGACATGGAATCTCTTGGATATGTACTGATGTACTTCTTGCGAGGAAG CCTTCCATGGCAGGGCCTGAAAGCTGGGAACAAAAAACAAAAGTATGAAAAGATCAGCGAAAGGAAAATTGCTACTTCAACTGAG GCTCTCTGCCGTGGATATCCTACCGAATTTGCTTCTTACTTCCATTACTGTCGCTCACTGCGTTTCGAAGATGCACCGGACTATCAGTACCTGAAGAGATTGTTCAGAGACCTTTTTATTCGGGAAG GTTTTCAGTTTGATTATGTTTTTGACTGGACCATTCTAAAGTACCAACAGGCACAGATGACCACTGCTCCACCTCGTGCAATT GCTCCAGCAGTAGGACAAAGCTCTGGGATGGCTCCTGTGGCAAACAACAATAGACATTCAG GCACTGAAGAGGGAAGGAGAAGCGGGTGGTCTGACATGGACCCAATGCGACGCCAGGCTCCACCACCAGTTATAAATGCAGGCAGCCTAGCCAAGCAGAAGTCGCCTGTTCGGCCTGAGACATCAACATCGAAAGATGCTGTG TTCGACTTTTTTGGGACGTTCAAGCGGATCGTCAAGGCGGCCTGCTGTATCTAG